The Kocuria sp. TGY1127_2 genome includes a window with the following:
- a CDS encoding TlpA disulfide reductase family protein: protein MTYRISRRTAISIAGVLAVGSLGLTGCGSSDAAESDGPVTVAALDGQQISLPAAGKPTAVFFFSVGCGECVNGVRFLGEAVTIADENGNEASFLAVDMDPRESEETIEGFMEYVGAEHVPAAIDEGAAVSQRFKVAALSTLIVVDADGQVTFRATDPDAETITAELAKAGA from the coding sequence ATGACGTACCGTATCTCCCGCCGGACGGCGATCTCAATCGCAGGCGTCCTGGCTGTCGGGTCGTTGGGTCTCACCGGCTGCGGCAGCAGCGACGCGGCCGAGAGCGATGGACCGGTGACGGTGGCCGCTCTCGATGGCCAGCAGATCAGCCTGCCCGCCGCCGGGAAGCCCACCGCGGTGTTCTTCTTCTCCGTCGGCTGCGGCGAATGTGTCAATGGCGTCCGCTTCCTCGGCGAAGCGGTCACCATCGCAGACGAGAACGGCAACGAGGCCAGTTTCCTCGCCGTCGACATGGATCCGCGCGAGTCCGAGGAGACCATCGAGGGCTTCATGGAGTACGTCGGGGCCGAGCACGTCCCGGCCGCCATCGACGAGGGCGCGGCCGTGTCCCAGCGGTTCAAAGTCGCTGCTCTGTCCACCCTCATCGTCGTCGACGCCGACGGCCAGGTGACCTTCCGCGCCACGGACCCCGATGCCGAGACGATCACCGCCGAGCTCGCGAAGGCCGGGGCTTGA
- a CDS encoding cytochrome c biogenesis CcdA family protein, whose amino-acid sequence MIAPVNPCGFALLPAWIAHTLGDADASPVSVRVLRALRAGLALSIGFAGTLALAGVVVSAGARGLIQAAPALGLAVGAVLVLLGAAMLAGRSISLRLPSIPGRATERLPSTVRMVVFGVGYAAASLSCTVGVLLAVIAQAQATASFSGLLLVFGVYAAGSATVLLLVAMTTATAGSLLTRRVAALARYGPKVTAAVLVLTGIYLTWYWFPAATSDAPASGRTDGIAAVSAAVSGWLQGQTVLITGLSIAAVLLALVVGALQRRRRTSARMTTEDCCGAESPRSADDEPDASTAQG is encoded by the coding sequence ATGATCGCCCCGGTCAACCCCTGCGGCTTCGCGCTACTCCCGGCATGGATCGCCCATACGCTGGGTGACGCCGACGCCTCCCCGGTCTCGGTCCGCGTTCTGCGGGCCCTGCGGGCAGGGCTCGCGCTCTCGATCGGGTTCGCAGGCACGCTTGCGCTGGCCGGGGTCGTGGTGAGCGCCGGGGCACGGGGCTTGATTCAGGCGGCTCCAGCGCTCGGGCTCGCCGTCGGAGCCGTGCTGGTGCTGCTCGGCGCGGCGATGCTGGCCGGCCGATCGATTTCCCTTCGACTGCCCAGCATCCCCGGCCGAGCGACCGAGAGGCTGCCAAGCACTGTCCGAATGGTCGTCTTCGGTGTCGGCTACGCGGCGGCGTCATTGTCGTGCACCGTCGGGGTCCTCCTCGCGGTCATCGCTCAGGCCCAGGCCACCGCCAGCTTCTCCGGCCTGCTCCTCGTCTTCGGCGTCTACGCCGCCGGCTCGGCCACCGTCCTGCTGCTCGTCGCCATGACCACGGCCACCGCTGGCTCCCTGCTCACCCGACGCGTCGCGGCACTCGCTCGCTACGGCCCCAAAGTCACCGCCGCCGTCCTCGTGCTCACCGGGATCTACCTGACGTGGTACTGGTTTCCGGCCGCCACCAGCGACGCCCCGGCCTCCGGCCGCACCGACGGGATCGCCGCCGTCTCCGCGGCGGTGTCCGGCTGGCTCCAGGGACAGACCGTCCTCATTACTGGACTCTCCATCGCAGCGGTGCTGCTGGCCCTAGTGGTCGGGGCGCTCCAACGGCGACGTCGGACGTCGGCCCGGATGACGACCGAGGACTGCTGCGGCGCAGAGTCGCCGCGCTCGGCAGACGATGAGCCCGACGCATCGACCGCACAGGGCTGA
- a CDS encoding zinc finger domain-containing protein, with translation MESGRYALNVYGREGHPCNRCGTPIVREKFRNRSSHFCPRCQRKR, from the coding sequence GTGGAGTCGGGACGTTATGCGTTGAATGTCTATGGGCGGGAAGGTCACCCGTGCAACCGTTGCGGTACTCCAATCGTACGGGAGAAGTTCAGGAACCGCTCGAGCCATTTTTGCCCGCGCTGCCAACGGAAACGCTAG